One genomic region from Argentina anserina chromosome 2, drPotAnse1.1, whole genome shotgun sequence encodes:
- the LOC126783530 gene encoding uncharacterized protein LOC126783530 — protein sequence MTILPSFLSPVTLWGIYVRRCFAASGLSQQSMKLDDDTTLHFWGPTTNHQTTPRQNQKPSLVLIHGFGPATMWQWRKQVQFFSSKFNVYVPDLVFFGGSTTTSADRNETFQAASVAKLLEKLGVERFSVVGTSYGGFVAYHLARMWPERVEKVVIASSGVNMRGRDSEALLKRADVDQIEELMLPATAAQLHKLMGLAMFKKVDMIPQFFLNDFIKRLYSDKRKEKMELLKGVTIGRDDKANVSPLHDKEVLIVWGESDQIFPLEMATELKQLLGTKSRLEVIKNTSHMPQIEDSVQFNHVVQNFLCKD from the exons ATGACGATTCTGCCCTCGTTCCTCAGCCCCGTAACCCTATGGGGCATCTACGTCCGCCGCTGCTTCGCCGCCTCCGGCCTCTCTCAGCAGTCCATGAAGCTCGACGACGACACCACCCTCCACTTCTGGGGCCCCACTACGAATCACCAAACTACCCCCAGACAAAACCAGAAGCCCTCCCTGGTTCTCATCCACGGCTTCGGCCCGGCCACAATGTGGCAGTGGCGGAAGCAGGTCCAGTTCTTCAGTTCCAAGTTCAACGTCTATGTCCCCGACCTCGTCTTCTTCGGGGGGTCCACCACCACGTCAGCCGACAGGAACGAGACGTTTCAGGCGGCCTCGGTGGCGAAGCTGCTGGAGAAGCTGGGCGTAGAGAGGTTCAGCGTGGTGGGGACCAGCTACGGCGGTTTCGTGGCGTACCACTTGGCCAGGATGTGGCCGGAGAGAGTTGAGAAGGTGGTGATCGCCAGCTCGGGGGTCAACATGAGAGGGAGAGATAGCGAGGCGTTGCTCAAGAGAGCTGACGTCGACCAAATCGAAGAACTCATGCTTCCGGCCACCGCTGCGCAGCTCCACAAGTTGATGGGTCTTGCAATGTTTAAGAAAGTTGACATGATTCCTCAATTTTTCTTGAACGACTTCATTAAG AGACTCTACTCGGACAAAAGAAAGGAGAAGATGGAACTTCTGAAGGGAGTGACCATTGGAAGAGATGACAAAGCAAACGTATCTCCTCTTCATGATAAG GAGGTGTTGATAGTGTGGGGAGAAAGTGACCAGATTTTTCCTTTGGAGATGGCTACTGAATTGAAGCA GCTACTGGGGACGAAATCGAGACTGGAGGTGATCAAGAACACATCACACATGCCCCAGATTGAAGATTCTGTGCAGTTCAACCACGTTGTACAAAACTTCTTGTGCAAGGACTGA